The Candidatus Limnocylindrales bacterium genome has a segment encoding these proteins:
- a CDS encoding ABC transporter ATP-binding protein/permease, producing the protein MSVSSNTSTADDAATTSGVTLRKTMRHFVSIARAFFIQSRHRRRACTYLAITLAFALAVGGVQVLMSYAGRDFMTAISQKNFDGYWIALYWYLGTFVLAVPIGVYYRWMEERLGLMWRESLSEHLIERYFNNRAYYRLRGGDAVDNPDQRIGEDVRLFTTKSLTFFLIMLNATVTVIAFIGVLWTISKLLVTVLFLYAVAGTVGSVLIGRRLVRLHYHQYAREADLRYGLVRVRDNAESIAFYRGERREHADLLMRLLRALRNTAAIIGWNRNLGFFSNSYNYAALVLPTVIVAPMYMRGEIEFGVVTQAAGAFAQVLAAASLIITQFEQLSDYLANAQRLGMLWENLDEFDAEEERIARESQLEIEEDSRLIRLEDLTVCTPKDERELVQNLSLELRKGQSILIMGPSGSGKSSLLRTIAGLWPTGKGMLERPPLSELMFLPQRPYMVEGTLRDQLLYPYPQQKISDEEIREIVDKVNLSDVFDRVDGDLDRQVDWVNILSIGEQQRVAFARVLLRKPRYVFLDEATSALDEDNEERMYHLVMDSHCGFISAGHRTTLIQFHDRVLQLDREGNWEIKEKRRKVA; encoded by the coding sequence ATGTCTGTCTCCAGCAACACCAGCACCGCCGACGATGCCGCCACAACCTCCGGAGTGACGCTTCGGAAGACGATGCGGCACTTCGTAAGCATTGCCCGCGCATTCTTCATTCAGTCCCGTCACAGGCGCCGCGCCTGTACGTATCTTGCGATCACGCTTGCGTTCGCACTGGCCGTCGGCGGCGTCCAGGTACTGATGAGCTACGCGGGCCGCGATTTCATGACCGCGATCTCGCAGAAAAACTTCGACGGTTACTGGATAGCGCTGTACTGGTACCTCGGGACGTTCGTTCTCGCTGTCCCCATCGGGGTCTACTATCGCTGGATGGAAGAGCGCCTCGGGCTGATGTGGCGAGAATCATTGTCCGAGCATCTGATCGAGCGCTATTTCAACAACCGCGCGTACTACCGGTTGCGCGGCGGCGATGCGGTCGACAACCCGGATCAGCGTATCGGCGAAGACGTCCGTCTGTTCACGACAAAGTCGCTGACGTTCTTTCTGATCATGCTCAATGCCACGGTCACCGTGATCGCCTTCATCGGCGTGCTGTGGACGATCTCCAAGCTGCTCGTGACAGTGCTTTTCCTGTACGCCGTCGCCGGAACCGTGGGCAGCGTCCTGATCGGGCGGCGCCTCGTGCGCCTTCACTATCACCAGTACGCCCGCGAAGCCGATCTCCGCTACGGCCTCGTGCGCGTACGCGACAACGCCGAGTCGATCGCATTCTATCGCGGAGAGCGCCGCGAGCACGCCGATCTGCTCATGCGCCTGCTGCGCGCGCTGCGCAACACGGCGGCCATCATCGGCTGGAACCGGAATCTCGGATTCTTCTCGAACAGCTACAACTACGCTGCGCTCGTGCTGCCGACGGTCATCGTCGCACCGATGTACATGCGCGGGGAGATCGAATTCGGCGTGGTCACGCAGGCGGCGGGGGCGTTCGCGCAGGTGCTTGCGGCGGCCTCGCTCATCATCACGCAGTTCGAGCAGCTGAGCGATTACCTCGCGAACGCGCAGCGTCTCGGAATGCTGTGGGAAAACCTCGACGAATTCGACGCGGAGGAAGAGCGCATCGCGCGTGAATCCCAGCTCGAAATCGAAGAGGACAGCCGTTTGATCCGGCTCGAGGACCTCACCGTCTGTACTCCGAAGGACGAGCGTGAGCTCGTGCAGAACCTGTCGCTCGAGCTGCGCAAAGGGCAGAGCATCCTCATCATGGGACCGAGCGGATCCGGCAAGAGCTCGCTGCTGCGAACCATCGCGGGCCTGTGGCCGACCGGCAAGGGCATGCTCGAACGTCCGCCGCTTTCCGAGCTGATGTTCCTGCCGCAGCGGCCGTACATGGTCGAAGGCACGCTGCGCGACCAGCTGCTGTACCCGTATCCTCAGCAGAAGATCAGCGACGAGGAGATCCGCGAGATCGTCGACAAGGTGAACCTGTCCGACGTTTTTGACCGCGTGGACGGCGATCTCGACCGGCAGGTCGACTGGGTCAACATCCTGTCGATCGGCGAGCAGCAGCGCGTAGCGTTTGCCCGCGTGCTGCTGCGCAAGCCGCGTTACGTGTTTCTCGACGAGGCAACCAGCGCGCTCGACGAAGACAACGAGGAGCGCATGTACCATCTCGTGATGGATTCGCACTGCGGCTTCATCAGCGCCGGCCATCGCACGACGTTGATCCAGTTTCATGACCGCGTGCTCCAGCTCGATCGCGAGGGGAACTGGGAGATCAAAGAGAAGCGGCGGAAAGTCGCGTAA
- a CDS encoding FMN-binding protein, which yields MCTDKPQHVLAVVLLATGIALAMPVAAARAKVYHARDEALALAFPDAERVEARDVVLSQEQHDRIEKLARAPLDTSLITIYVGWKGSAPAAYAIFDTHTVRTFPETFLVVISPDGKVKATQVLAFHEPEEYLPTRRWLDTFQGAALDDDLQVGRHVAGISGSTLSTRAVTSGIRRALAIWNVVIGGK from the coding sequence TTGTGTACTGACAAGCCGCAGCACGTTCTGGCTGTTGTCCTGCTGGCGACGGGCATCGCGCTTGCGATGCCCGTCGCCGCTGCTCGCGCAAAGGTCTACCACGCACGGGATGAAGCTCTCGCGCTCGCGTTTCCCGACGCCGAGCGCGTCGAAGCGCGCGACGTCGTTCTCAGCCAGGAACAGCACGATCGCATCGAGAAGCTGGCCAGGGCGCCGCTCGATACCAGCCTCATCACGATCTACGTGGGCTGGAAGGGGAGCGCACCCGCTGCCTACGCCATCTTCGACACGCACACGGTGCGCACGTTTCCGGAAACGTTTCTCGTCGTGATCTCGCCGGATGGAAAGGTGAAAGCCACGCAGGTCCTGGCGTTTCACGAGCCGGAGGAATACCTGCCGACGCGGCGCTGGCTCGATACCTTCCAGGGCGCCGCCCTCGACGACGATCTGCAGGTTGGCCGGCACGTCGCGGGAATTTCGGGGTCCACGCTTTCCACGCGGGCCGTCACGTCGGGAATCCGCCGTGCGCTGGCTATCTGGAACGTCGTGATCGGGGGCAAGTAG
- a CDS encoding FAD:protein FMN transferase, with protein MKLAAALAFTILLVCASASHAAVARDGQPVMGTVLTVTVVAGDRATAERLVNEAIDEARRWDDALTIWRDDGELARFNRRAGKGASPVSARLEHGLLAMLELSKQSGGAFEPAVAMLPERGDAHALLRRVGDCLAVTPAHDGAGVRSASRRATTAAPEHATAKLDAGCALDPGGIGKGLALDAIVALLSGRGATAVFLDFGGSSQTAIGAPPGNSRGWPVLISGLADGKTHGTVLLNDSSLSTSRSGATDTRPILDPRTKLPVPGPRLATVLARSATAADAWSTALVVLGEDGIEKARAANLQVFLESARGASATPGFPFDHSSAPGRE; from the coding sequence GTGAAGCTCGCGGCGGCCCTCGCGTTCACGATTCTGCTTGTTTGCGCTTCGGCTTCGCATGCCGCCGTCGCACGCGACGGCCAGCCGGTGATGGGCACTGTGCTGACGGTTACGGTGGTTGCCGGCGATCGCGCGACCGCCGAGCGACTGGTCAACGAAGCAATCGACGAGGCCCGCCGCTGGGACGATGCGCTGACCATCTGGCGAGACGATGGCGAGCTTGCGCGATTCAATCGCCGTGCGGGCAAAGGCGCGTCGCCTGTCAGCGCGAGGCTCGAGCACGGCCTGCTCGCGATGCTCGAGCTCTCGAAACAGAGCGGCGGGGCATTCGAGCCCGCAGTTGCGATGCTTCCGGAACGCGGCGACGCGCACGCGCTGCTTCGCCGGGTCGGCGATTGTCTGGCTGTAACGCCGGCGCATGACGGGGCCGGCGTTCGCAGCGCATCGCGTAGGGCAACCACCGCTGCACCGGAGCACGCGACCGCGAAGCTCGATGCAGGCTGCGCTCTGGATCCCGGCGGAATCGGCAAGGGCCTGGCGCTGGATGCGATCGTGGCGTTGCTCTCGGGTCGCGGAGCGACGGCGGTGTTTCTCGACTTCGGTGGATCGAGCCAGACCGCCATTGGAGCTCCGCCGGGAAACTCGCGCGGCTGGCCCGTCCTGATCAGCGGACTTGCCGACGGCAAGACGCACGGAACGGTCCTTCTCAACGACTCGTCGCTGTCGACGTCGCGTTCCGGTGCGACCGACACCAGACCGATCCTGGATCCGCGCACGAAGCTTCCGGTCCCCGGGCCCCGTCTCGCGACGGTTCTGGCACGGTCGGCGACGGCGGCGGACGCCTGGTCCACGGCCCTGGTCGTGCTCGGCGAGGATGGCATCGAGAAGGCAAGGGCAGCGAATCTGCAGGTGTTTCTGGAAAGCGCCCGAGGAGCCTCGGCCACGCCAGGTTTCCCTTTTGATCATTCCAGCGCCCCCGGAAGGGAATGA
- a CDS encoding (2Fe-2S)-binding protein, with protein sequence MIVCECTGTTDTTIRALAKSGVASVSEVARRCGAGSCCQSCRPRIARILRATPNSEASANETVAAPDQLAV encoded by the coding sequence ATGATCGTCTGCGAATGCACCGGCACCACCGACACGACCATACGTGCGCTCGCGAAGAGCGGCGTCGCGAGCGTCTCCGAAGTCGCGCGTCGATGCGGAGCCGGTAGCTGCTGCCAGTCGTGCCGTCCGCGCATCGCACGCATCCTGCGCGCTACACCGAACAGCGAAGCGTCGGCAAACGAGACCGTCGCCGCTCCTGATCAACTGGCCGTCTGA
- the mprF gene encoding bifunctional lysylphosphatidylglycerol flippase/synthetase MprF, which yields MARAVRCPACRPDAPRPRTHSATETSNPIAALRASPRSTNVSSACVPLHTLRARASRCLTIRVRNRSHVRVRQSPSVAMNSSASSTALRFRLRHAAGAALGLVVVAAAGFAVREAMREYHYEDLRASLSGLPPARVALCLLLSAASYAVLTLYDYLAGIYVGSTLDRARTALTSFVAYSVGHNVGLGNLAGSSIRYRLYSSWGLSAADIARIIVYCAAAFWIGYLSLAATVFLIEPIAIPAAWQAVLPAPRTLGIVLALPVVALLVWSWRSSQPLRFRGLELAIPSPRIISAQIVVGMADWTLAGSALYVVLPPSLHIDWAPFLALYLLATLAGLLSHIPGGLGVLESSLLFLLMGRDASSASILASILVFRACYYLVPLGAGATLLLWQEARQQRRALRGALAPAVQGITSIAAPLLAIGVFAAGVALLLAGAEPPITSRFRTISGLVPLPIIETAHFTASVAGTLLLLVAHSLQRRLDAAYRVGVWVLAVGAAAALLAGFHIELTIFLAVLLSALRLGRDRFYRRSALLNEPLTAPWVAAVLVAAFTAVALGFIAFESVHYRRELWWEFALHAHAPRWMRASVGMSVVLLVFSAIRLLRPARVQPEEPTEADLEDARRIVADSTSTAGNLALVGDKVLMFNAARTAFLMYGVNGRSWVTMGDPVGPEEEWSDLLWAFQGLADDFDARCVFYEIGPRRLDLYLDLGMSLFKLGEEARVDLDTFSLEHGKDASELRRVRRNLERDGFKFRVLSIDETRSRLGELRTISDEWLSEKNVGEKGFSLGYFDEGYVSSTPCAVLEKDGRIFAFANLWLGGSHEELTVDLMRYATGTPNGVMDYLFTSLMLWGKENGYRWFSLGMAPLAGLEDYAPGSLWAAAGRLVYRYGEHFYNFEGLRRYKNKFGPVWTPRYLACSTAWQLPQALADVTALVGRGLRRVIAR from the coding sequence CCCGCCCGCGGACACACTCAGCCACCGAGACTTCCAACCCTATCGCCGCGTTGCGGGCAAGCCCTCGCTCGACGAACGTTTCCTCTGCGTGCGTTCCGCTTCATACTCTCCGGGCTCGCGCGTCGCGGTGTTTGACCATCCGCGTGCGCAATCGGTCACATGTCCGGGTCCGCCAATCGCCTTCCGTCGCAATGAACAGTTCGGCTTCTTCGACAGCTCTGCGCTTTCGACTTCGGCACGCCGCTGGCGCGGCTCTTGGCCTCGTCGTGGTGGCAGCCGCCGGCTTCGCCGTCCGCGAGGCGATGCGCGAGTACCACTACGAAGATCTGCGCGCGTCGCTCTCCGGCCTGCCGCCTGCGCGCGTGGCTCTGTGCCTGCTGCTGTCGGCAGCAAGTTACGCGGTGCTGACGCTCTACGACTATCTGGCCGGCATCTATGTCGGCAGCACGCTCGACCGCGCGCGGACCGCGCTCACGTCGTTCGTCGCCTACTCGGTCGGTCACAACGTCGGCCTCGGCAACCTGGCGGGAAGCTCGATCCGCTACCGGCTGTATTCCTCGTGGGGTCTTTCGGCTGCCGACATCGCGCGCATCATCGTCTATTGCGCCGCGGCGTTCTGGATCGGCTATCTGTCGCTCGCTGCAACGGTGTTTCTCATCGAGCCGATCGCCATCCCGGCCGCGTGGCAGGCGGTGCTGCCCGCCCCGCGAACGCTCGGGATCGTGCTCGCGCTGCCCGTCGTCGCGCTTCTCGTCTGGTCGTGGCGCAGCTCGCAGCCGCTTCGATTCCGCGGTCTCGAGCTCGCCATTCCATCGCCTCGCATCATCTCGGCGCAGATCGTCGTCGGAATGGCCGACTGGACGCTCGCCGGAAGCGCGCTCTACGTGGTGCTGCCGCCATCGCTCCACATCGACTGGGCCCCGTTCCTCGCGCTTTACCTTCTGGCCACGCTGGCCGGACTGCTCAGCCATATTCCCGGCGGACTTGGCGTGCTCGAGTCGTCGCTGCTGTTCCTGCTCATGGGAAGAGACGCGTCGAGCGCATCGATTCTCGCAAGCATTCTCGTATTCCGCGCATGCTACTACCTCGTGCCGCTCGGAGCGGGCGCGACCCTGCTGCTGTGGCAGGAAGCCCGGCAGCAGCGGCGCGCGCTCCGCGGAGCGCTCGCTCCGGCCGTACAGGGAATCACGTCGATCGCGGCGCCGCTGCTCGCAATCGGAGTGTTCGCGGCAGGCGTCGCGCTGCTGCTGGCCGGAGCCGAGCCGCCGATCACGTCGCGCTTCCGCACGATCTCCGGACTGGTGCCGCTGCCCATCATCGAAACCGCGCATTTCACGGCAAGCGTTGCGGGCACGCTTCTGCTGCTGGTCGCGCACAGCCTTCAGCGTCGCCTCGATGCGGCGTACCGCGTCGGCGTGTGGGTGCTGGCGGTCGGAGCCGCTGCCGCGCTTCTGGCCGGCTTTCACATCGAGCTGACGATTTTTCTCGCGGTCCTTTTGTCGGCACTCCGGCTCGGCCGCGACCGGTTCTACCGAAGGTCGGCGCTTCTCAACGAGCCGCTGACGGCTCCGTGGGTCGCGGCCGTGCTGGTCGCGGCCTTCACCGCAGTCGCTCTCGGATTCATCGCATTCGAAAGCGTCCACTATCGCCGCGAGCTCTGGTGGGAGTTCGCACTGCATGCTCACGCGCCGCGGTGGATGCGCGCGAGCGTTGGTATGAGCGTCGTGCTGCTGGTGTTCAGTGCGATCCGCCTGCTGCGGCCGGCGCGCGTGCAACCGGAGGAGCCGACCGAGGCCGATCTCGAAGATGCACGCAGGATCGTCGCCGACTCGACCTCCACCGCCGGCAACCTTGCGCTGGTCGGCGACAAAGTGCTGATGTTCAACGCTGCGCGCACCGCGTTCCTGATGTACGGGGTCAACGGCCGCTCGTGGGTCACGATGGGCGATCCCGTCGGACCGGAAGAGGAATGGTCCGATCTCCTGTGGGCGTTTCAAGGCCTGGCAGACGATTTCGATGCGCGCTGCGTGTTCTACGAGATCGGGCCGCGCCGCCTCGACCTGTACCTGGATCTCGGCATGTCGCTCTTCAAGCTCGGCGAAGAAGCGCGCGTCGATCTCGATACGTTTTCACTGGAGCACGGCAAGGATGCGAGCGAGCTTCGCCGCGTGCGTCGCAATCTCGAACGCGACGGATTCAAGTTTCGCGTGCTCAGCATCGACGAGACACGCTCTCGGCTCGGCGAGCTTCGAACGATTTCCGACGAGTGGCTTTCCGAGAAGAACGTCGGCGAAAAGGGCTTTTCCCTCGGCTATTTCGACGAAGGTTACGTTTCGAGCACTCCGTGCGCCGTGCTCGAAAAGGACGGACGCATCTTCGCGTTCGCGAATCTGTGGCTCGGCGGCTCGCACGAAGAGCTTACCGTGGACCTGATGCGCTATGCGACCGGTACGCCGAACGGAGTGATGGACTACCTGTTCACGTCGCTGATGCTGTGGGGAAAAGAGAACGGCTATCGATGGTTCAGTCTCGGCATGGCCCCGCTTGCCGGACTCGAGGACTACGCGCCGGGCTCGCTCTGGGCGGCCGCGGGACGGCTCGTATATCGCTACGGCGAGCACTTCTACAATTTCGAAGGACTGCGCCGCTACAAGAACAAGTTCGGGCCGGTATGGACGCCGCGCTATCTCGCCTGTTCCACCGCATGGCAGTTGCCGCAGGCGCTGGCCGATGTGACGGCGCTCGTCGGACGCGGCCTGCGTCGCGTCATCGCGCGATAG